The DNA window GCGGGGGGCCCCGGGCATGGGATCGGGGGGCTCGTGGAccctggctccctgcccccaacctgcCATCCATGCCCACAGCCGGCTGGTCCCGCTGACCCcagggcccggggcgggggcggggagcagccGCCAAGCACTTCGGCCTCAGTGGAAAGCCCCGTCTCCCCTCAGAGCCATGCAGCCCTGGTCCGCGCGGCCGAGCTGAGAGGCCGGTGACCGCCTCCGGTGAccgcctcccgccccctcccgcccccgcagCCTCCGGAGCGTCCTCCTCACGCGctgaccctcccccgccccgggaGCTCTGGCTCGGACACGGGCTTTCTGAGCCCCACAGGGGCCtgacctcccccgcccccagcggcCAGAGCCCCTGCCCTTTGGCCTGTCCACCGACCTTTGACCCACCTGCCGCAGCAGAAGTGTTTGGTTCTGCAGCTGCGGACAGGCCGGACTCGGAGTCTTGCTCCCTGACCCCCCGGCCCCCCAGGCCCGTGCGGGATGGCTGAGCCTCACTGCCAGTCGCTCCTGGGCACCCCGAAACACGGAGCGGGGCTCCACGGACCTTAGCCTGGCCCCGTGACCCTGTGGGTGCGCCTGACCGGCAGGGTCTCCAGGGTCCTCCAGGGCAGGCTCACGGCCGGGCCCCACACCCCATGCGGAGGAACCTCACCTCTGTGCTCGCTCATGTCAATGAGCCGGAAGGCCGCCCGGGCAGCATTGAGGGCGCCCTCCACCACGTCCTCGGGCGACCCCACGAACGTGTAGACAGTGCGATTGGTGGAGGGGCCGGCGTCCACGTCCAGCAGCACGCAGCCCGGGGTCTGCGCCACGGCGCGGGAGATGGCATCAATCACCTGCGGACGAACGCCCGacccagtgcctcagtttccccacggaaggaggagcaggagctTCAGGCGTGGCCGTGCCTCTCCTGCCGCCCCCAACCTCCGCCCAGACGTGGGCCTCAGGAGCTGGTGCTGAGCATCTGGGAAACCCTCCAAGAGCACAAGCCCAGGGAGGCCCTGCACTGAGCTGTGCTcaagaaaagggaagcaggcggcaCCGTccgggagaaactgaggcagggatcGGAAGCTGGGTGGAGGGGCTGCTGGTGCTCCACGAAGGCAACCCGTAGGCCACAGTCACAGAGGGTCAGCGCCCTGGCCCCCCAAGTGGGCCCCAGTGGTAGCAGCTGCACTAGGGGAGGGGCACAAAAGGCCCAGAACCTTCTGAGGTGGCCGGACAGCCCCGTGGTTGGGAGCAGGGGCTCCGTGGCCCTCGGTGGCCTGCACCAGCTCCATAGGCCTCAGCATCCTCCGAGATAATGGAGAGAATAGCAGAGCCCACCCGATAAGTTTGGGGTTCAACAGCCCTGTGACCCAGCCCCATGGCCAGGACCCCTGCCCAAATGTGCACCCCACAGTCTCTTCCTCACCCCTGCTCAGCCGCTCTGAGCCCCTGCGCTCTTGGGGCTCCTCCCTGTGGGCCGACCACAGGAGGCAGTTCATTCCAGAGAAGagaccccccccaaccccaggccaaGCACACCCCTTCCTCCTCGCCCCAAGCCCTGTGCCCAGCTGCCCCTGCACTCACCTCCTGGTTGTTCCCCTCTGAGAAGTTGGGGACACATTCCACCAGCTGCGACATGGTCTGGGCCTGGATCCTGGAGCTCCTCTCCCAGGGCGGacacaggggaggaggggcactgCCCACTGGCGCCTTTATCCGCCCTCCGGGCCCTCCCACCGGCTGGGCTGCTGATTAACCACCGGTCACGGCAAGGAGGGACCGGCCCCTGTCCCCGTGCAAACACGAGCAGAATAGGGAGCGCACCGGGCCCCTGTGAGCCAGACCATGGAGGAGGAGGGACCCTCCCACCTGGCTGGGGCCGGCTCCCTTGAAAGCAGCACAGGAGATCAGGACCCTCGGTGGGAGGGGGTCGGGGGACGTCCTCCGGGGTGGAAGACTCAGGTCAGCCCAGGCTCCAATCCCAGGCGACTCGGGGCCTGCTGGTGGTTCTTCCTATGACCCTCCAAGTGACCCTGAAGTGACTCTCCCTCCAGGAACCCTCCATGTGCCCCTCCAGTGACCTCCTAAGTGACCCGCTGCATCTCTCCATGTCAGCTTGTGAGCTAGAAGTGGCAGGAAGATGAACGCAGTCAGGTGTGAGGCCCGCAGGGGACGCGGCTCTGGGCAGAGGTCAGCTCGCCTCAGTCAGgcaggagagtgggggagggtcgAATCTGTGCCTCGCATGGCTGGCCCTGCAGGGTGAGTGGTCTCCCAGCCGCTGGCCACCCTTCCCCGAGGACACAGGTCCTCCCAAAGGGCTGATGTGCCCAAGCCAGCAGCCCAGGGCCCTGCGCCCAGAGAGCCCAGCTGGGTCAACACTGTCTTGAATGGGGTGGGCGTTTCCGGTCTCAAAGCTTCCTAACCCATGGCCGCCCCAGCAGGGTATGGACGCCTCAGACCCAAGTTCAGCTCCGTCCCGCCTCTCGGGCGCTCTTAGTACCCTGCAGGACCCGCCGGGAGGCAGACCCTTTCCCCGTCGGTCGTCCTCCCCGTACAGGCACCCAAACAGCCATGGCCGCAGGGGACCCCCCAGCCGTGTGGGCCTTGGGACCCCACCCCCCGGCAGCCGCCACTGCAGCAGCCAGATAAGCCCAGAGACCCTCGAAGGCTAGGGGCAGCCAGGTCCTCTCTCGCCGGCTCCCCTGGGAGAACACAGGACAGCTCTTCCACTTCTAGGTCCCACAAAGGGGTGGGGAGCCTCGGCAGGACCTGGCAGACAGCAAAGGCCCCACAAAAGTATTCTTCCAAACCCGGGTTGCAACACCGAGGCTCAccacagagagcctgcctcccagCGGCGTGCAGAAGCGCCCACTGGCCTGTCTCCGACAGACAGCCCTGGTGCCAAAGTTGTGCGCTCCCCGCAGGCCGCCAGCCTGGCAGAGTCCCCCAGCTGGGGGTTGGCATCGGTGGCTGGACAGGGAGAATGGTGTCGGTTATGGATTGCGTGGTGCCCAACCCCACAATCGTGGGGTTGAAGGCCCgacccccagcacctcagaatgcagctatatttggagacagggtctttaaaaaggtaataaagcTAAAATTATGTCTGTCATAGGGTGACCTTAATCTCCTccgactggtgtcctcataatgAAAGGAAATCAGGACACGGGCTCAGGGACAAGCATGTGAGGACAAGGGAGAAGACGGCATCCACACGCCCAGGAGATGGTCTCAGGAGGACCCGGCCATGGGAACGCCTCGACCTGGGACATCCAGTCTCCGCCATGTCACCTGAGCCACGCTGCTCTGGCTGCCCAAGCTGACGAGAGCATATCCTAAGGTGCTGGGACCTCTGGGACACACGAGGCGGTGAGGACTGAGGGACAGGTTGCCCCAGCTGGAGTCGGTCCAGACACCCCAATACTTTCATCCTCACACACAGCAGAGAAGCGACCAGAGACCCTGCAATCACAGCCAAGGCCCAGGAGGGTGCCAATGCCAGGCCCTCGGCCTCACTGTGGGTCCAGGAGGTCACTAGTCGTTCTCAAGACCTCAGGAAAGGTCTTGAGGTCACCACTTATGACtccagtggtggtggggggacaTCAGACCATCTCCCAAATCAACAGACTCCCCAGGAATCCACAGCAGCACGGGCCCTCCTCTCTATGCCCTGGTGCTGCCCTCGCCATCTTGAAATTCCTACTTTTGAACAAGGGACTTGGGTCTTCATTGCACACCGGGCTCTGCAGTTTCTATAGCTGTCCTGCCTGCAGgatccttgcctcaggctctgcgtTTGGGGAAACCAGCTGATGGCCCCTTCGGGCAGGAGGAGATAGACACCTCCCCTAGGAGGTCCGAGGGCTTGAGCCACAACCCCTCCCCTCGAGGCTCTGGCTAGGCTTCCTTCCACCAACACCCACCGTCACCTCCCATGGTGCTctccctgccctcaaagagccAAAGGGAAAGGTACACAGGTAaacagattattttaataaagtgcGACAGTGCCGCGCGGGTGTGGGCGGCGGGCGGGCTGGGCGCCTGGGGTGCACGGCCCCGGGCCGAGAGAGGCGCCTGTCATGGCGCCTGCGGCCCTGGGCGCTCTGTCGGTGGACGTGGCCCTTCCCCCGGCCGGAGGGGACACTCAGGAGGCACAAGGCCCCCGGGGTTTGGAACAAACACGTTTATTGCAGGAAAGGCGTGGCAGGCGCCGGGCGGGCTCACCAGGCGAAGAGCGGCTTGTGGTCCTCCTTGGAGAGCTCGCACAGGCAGGTCAGCAGCAGCAGCGAGTCGCCCAGGAACTTGGGGGGCACCACGTCGATGACCAGCTTGCGCAGCGCAGCTGGGCTGCTGTGCAGCGGGTTGGCGCGCAGGTCAGGCCGCTGCTTGAGGATGCCGTAGGTGTTGATGAGGAACTCACTGAACACCGGGTGCACGTCGCGGTTGTAGCCGAGCCTCTCCAGGCGCGCCGTGAGCGTCAGGTAGCGGTGCGTCAGCTCGCGCAGCTTCTTCTCGTCCACCGACCCGTCCAGGGACTTGATGGACGTCTGCGGGTGCAGCGACCGGGCTTCCTGGGGGGGACTGCGGGCACTGGGATGCAcacccagagcccagcccccagccccgtgGAGCACCCCCGGGACAGACGGGGTCGGAGTTGGGAGGAGCGCGGAGCTTCGCCCCTAGCGCCTAGGGGCCTCTGCTGGGGCTGTCCCAGGCCACCCAGCAGCTGCAGGCTCCTTACGCCCTGTCCCATGGGGACCTCCACAGCCCTCAGCCGCCCTCAGGCCCTCAGCTGCGCGGGCACCACGTGATGAGGCATCCAGGggacccttcccccagggccgCAAGGAGGGGGACCTGGCAGTGGAGGACCGAGGGCAGCGAGGGGACAAGAGCAGGGAGGGACCCTGGGGGAGTGAGGGGCTCCCCACGGCAGGCCAGGGGATCTGGGCGGGAGGAACCCCAGGGCATTGAGGCCCACCTGCTTGATCTTCTCAGGGATGTTGGACACGGTGAAACCGTACAGACGGGTCACCCCTGGGAAGACGTAGGCCAAGATGCGCCGGTCCAGCTGGAAGGCGATCTCCCCGACTATGCGCCCGTCCTTCTCAGTGCTGGAGAAGCTCGGGATCTCTGTGAGGAGTGGAGCTGCTGAGACAGGCCGAGGGTGCCAAGACACGGACCATCAGGGGCCACCCTCTTCCTCCCGCTGGCACCTGGGCGTCCATTTTAGCAAAAGGACCAACCTAAGCGCAGCCCGCGCAGGTTTGGGGTGAAAACACtgtgcccctcctctgcccctagCCTCCCCCAACGGCGAGGACTATTACAAATGGAGAAGAAAACTTTGACTCCCCTgttgccagaagggagagggaccTGTCCTCTTCTCTTAGAGCAACCTGAGTGACCTGTGATCCtacgtcctctctctctgcccctctgatGGACGGACGTGTCCTTAAAAGCTTGTTCCCACAGCCCACGATTGTcttgtgcccccacccccacccctgcaccagcGGAGGCTGCCCAGGCACTGGGTCAAAGGGGACCCCTGCTTATCACAGAGGTCCCACCCCCACGCCCAGATGCACTCAGTGGCCCAGACGGGCCCCCTCTCTTCCTGAGGACAGGTTCCCATTAGCTTGGGAACGCGCAGAGCCCAGCTCTCGGGCCCAGGCAGGTTAAGGAGCCTGGCGCCCCACGCGGGCTTTGGGTGTGCTCAGTAACACGGGTCCTCCCCGCCTGTGAGGAGAGGGTGCCGGGCCGGCGGGGCCCGTTTTCAACCCGTCTCCCCATCACCAGCCTCCCACCCGCACCTGCTTCCCAGCCTGGCCCCGCCCAGCGGCCTCTGCGCCCCGAGCGGGGGGCCGCGCCAGCACCCTTCGGAGCGTGAGCTCCCGCAAACACCTGGTCGGGGGGTGTGACAGCGAGACACCGGGTGAGCCCAGCCTGCACGCCGGAGCCCCTCCATCGACCGCGCCCCGGCCTCCCGCAGCCTCCACCGTCCTCTCTCACCCCACGAGGGACAGCAACACACCCGCTTGCAGAGCCTTTCCAAACCCGAGCACGGGGCCCACCCTCCAGGGCGCAGACCGGGAGCCGCCAGCGGGGTCCAGCCAGCGGGCAGACCGTGCATGCACAGACCGGGTGACCCAAAAGGCTACAGCCCAACACTTAGGACGCCCCACGCAGCCCCGGAGAGGCGCCCGCACAGCCGTCTGTGCCGTGAATGCTGCGGGGCCGACCGGCTGTGCCTGCGGCCACGGCAGCGGCTGCCCTCCTTGGCCTCATCCAGGGCCGGGGGCCGCGTAAGCACCGGCGCCAGCAGGCTGCCCGGCCAGTCGCACCCCGGGAGCAAGGGGGCCCCTCCCAGCAGCTACCAGCCCGCAGCCCCAGCTTCTCACCCAGGGGAGGCGGCTGACCCAGGGCCGCTGGACGGCCagggaggatgagggagagagaggagcaggcggAGGAGTGGGAGGGGCCCCAACGGTGTGGGTGCCGTGGGCGAGGGACCCACCGGAGCCGAAGGGCCCACAGCCACACgcggtggcaggggtgggggggtgctgagGATGAAGGGTCCCCGGGTGGGGGAAGCCGGCGAGGAGCTGAGGCTCCTGAGGGCCGAGGAAAAAGGCTGGTGTGACGTGCTGGGGACAGGGCCACAGACTGCAGCCGCAGGACGGGACGCGGCTCCCGACGCAGCCTGACACCTCCCCGAATATCGTTTCTGAGCGACAGTTCACACAGCACAAAACTCCCTCTTCAAGTGTGCGGTTCAGACGCCCTTCTGCACCCACCGAGTCACACAGTGGCCGCCCCGACCCAGAGCCGAAACAAAACCGGCACCTGCCGCCGTCACACGACACCCCCAGCCCCTGAGAACACTGGTGCGCTTCCGGTCCCTGGGGATGCGTCTGTGCCGGACACCCCACCCGTGTTGTCACACAGCGTGTGGCCCCGAGTCTGACGCCCATGCAGCTGTCCCCGAGCTCCATCCACATGACTGTCCCCGAGCTCCGTCCATACGACTGTCCCCGAGTCCGTCCACACAACAGCCAGGACAGCACTGCGTTCCCGTCTACACTGAGGAATGTCGCGTCGTGTGGCCGGACCCCATTCCAGTTATGCATCTGTCACCGACAGGCTCAGGGGGACGATGACAAGGCCGCTAGACCTTCATGTGAAAACCTCTGCGTGGTCAGACGTTCTCAGGCCCTCTGCATACACCCCCGGGACTGGGATTCTGGGACACGTGGGGATTCTACGTTTAACTTTTGGTGAAACGGCAAACCGCATCTACAGCAACAACATAGGTGCGTTCCAACGTCGCCACCTTGTCACCAACGCCTGCGTCTGTCCCTCGTTTTTGTGGCAGCCCCCTCGGGGCGTGCGGCGGCCTCTCACAGTGCTGCGGTCCCGCGATACCGGGCGTCTCTTCATGCGCTTGTCCTCCGCTCGTGTGTCCTCTTTGGGGACATGTTCCGTCGCAGTCTTGGCCCATCTTTAACTGCATTGTCTTCCTACCGCCGGACTGCGGAGAATTCTCACGTGTCTGGGATACCAGCGCCTCCACCTCCGACTGGCAAGTATCTTCTCCCGCTCTGCGGGTTGAATTCGCTTTCACGAAATGTGTTCCTTCGAAATTTGTACGTGTTTGCTTCTGGTAAAGCCCAGAGTATATACTTTTCCTTTTGTggctcatgcttttggtgtcacatctgAAAGTCTCTCGCCAGATCCAAGGTCGTAGGTTTTatctctgtgttttcctctaaGTGTTTTATGGCTTTGGCTCTTCCAGATCTTTCAAGTCTTTGAcacattttgagttacttttcgTTTGTGGAGCGAGGGCCGGCGGCGCTCTCGTGCGTGTTTGCTCACTCGTCCCAGCACCGTTTGTTGCAAAGACCGTCCTCTCCCCGTGGCACTGTCCTTCCTGCACAGGAAGCCTGCGGGTGCTTGGGCTGGTTTCTGGACTCGGTTCTACTCCACTACTCCACGCCGGGCCTTCGGACGCCCGCTGCCGGCATTCCCGAAGCTCTGCAGCAAGTTCGGGAACTGGAAAGTGTGGCTCCTCCAGtgtgttctcctttctcaagaCTCATTAGCCTCTTCTGGGTCCCTTACCTCTTACCTCTCCAACTGATTTCAAGATGTTTGTctgtttctgcaaagaagccgGCCGGGATTTTCACAGGGATTTC is part of the Mustela nigripes isolate SB6536 chromosome 2, MUSNIG.SB6536, whole genome shotgun sequence genome and encodes:
- the SPATC1L gene encoding speriolin-like protein isoform X2, with product MNTLARRADGRQDILTAVLFLKVADFGRFASAPDARSQLQTSSLEDLLCSHAPISSEDDASPGCATSGQVPFKAFLSSPELRAPRGADRKLSPLLSPLQDPLVDKTLLEPREMVRPKKVCFSESSLPSGDRTRRSYYLNEIPSFSSTEKDGRIVGEIAFQLDRRILAYVFPGVTRLYGFTVSNIPEKIKQTSIKSLDGSVDEKKLRELTHRYLTLTARLERLGYNRDVHPVFSEFLINTYGILKQRPDLRANPLHSSPAALRKLVIDVVPPKFLGDSLLLLTCLCELSKEDHKPLFAW